From a single Brassica oleracea var. oleracea cultivar TO1000 chromosome C5, BOL, whole genome shotgun sequence genomic region:
- the LOC106343293 gene encoding protein kinase APK1A, chloroplastic-like — translation MGACLSAQVKAESPGASPKFKDTGSLGSKGSSVSVRPTPRTEGEILQSPNLKSFSFAELKSATRNFRPDSVLGEGGFGCVFKGWIDEKSLTATKPGTGLVIAVKKLNQDGWQGHQEWLAEVNYLGQFSHGHLVKLIGYCLEDEHRLLVYEFMPRGSLENHLFRRGLYFQPLSWKLRLKVALGAAKGLAFLHSSETRVIYRDFKTSNILLDSEYNAKLSDFGLAKDGPIGDESHVSTRVMGTHGYAAPEYLATGHLTTKSDVYSFGVVLLELLSGRRAMDRNRPSGERNLVEWARPYLANKRKIFRVVDNRLQDQYSMEEACKVATLSLRCLTTEIKLRPDMKEVVSQLEHIQSLNASRGGNVDRTERRVRRRSDSVVTKKPDAGFVRQTAVGCTVVAYPRPSASPLYV, via the exons ATGGGGGCTTGCTTGAGTGCTCAGGTCAAAGCTGAGAGCCCAG GGGCGAGTCCAAAGTTCAAAGATACTGGCAGTCTTGGGAGTAAGGGTTCATCTGTGTCTGTAAGACCAACCCCTCGAACTGAGGGAGAGATCTTACAGTCTCCAAACCTCAAGAGTTTCAGCTTTGCAGAGCTCAAATCCGCAACTAGGAACTTCAGACCAGACAGTGTGCTTGGTGAAGGTGGATTCGGTTGTGTCTTCAAAGGATGGATTGATGAGAAGTCTCTCACGGCAACCAAACCAGGCACTGGTTTGGTTATTGCTGTTAAAAAGCTTAACCAAGATGGTTGGCAAGGTCACCAGGAGTGGCTG GCTGAAGTGAATTACCTAGGCCAGTTCTCTCATGGACACCTCGTGAAGCTGATAGGTTATTGCCTAGAGGATGAGCACCGTCTTCTTGTTTACGAGTTCATGCCACGTGGTAGCCTAGAGAATCATCTTTTCAGGA GGGGTTTGTATTTCCAACCGTTATCTTGGAAACTTAGGTTGAAAGTTGCTCTTGGTGCTGCAAAGGGACTTGCTTTCCTTCACAGCTCCGAGACAAGAGTGATATACAGAGACTTCAAGACTTCTAACATCCTTCTTGATTCG GAGTATAACGCAAAGCTCTCTGATTTTGGGTTGGCTAAGGATGGGCCAATAGGAGATGAAAGCCACGTCTCTACACGTGTCATGGGTACACATGGATATGCAGCTCCTGAGTACCTCGCAACCG GTCATCTAACAACAAAGAGTGATGTCTATAGCTTCGGGGTTGTACTTCTGGAGCTGTTGTCTGGTCGTCGAGCCATGGACAGAAACAGACCGTCGGGAGAGAGGAACCTTGTGGAGTGGGCTAGACCATACCTAGCAAACAAGAGAAAGATATTCAGAGTAGTTGATAATCGTCTTCAGGACCAGTACTCTATGGAAGAAGCATGTAAAGTGGCTACTCTGTCTCTGAGGTGTCTTACTACAGAGATTAAGCTTAGACCAGATATGAAAGAAGTGGTTTCTCAACTTGAGCATATTCAGTCTCTAAATGCTTCTAGAGGAGGAAACGTGGATAGGACAGAGAGAAGAGTGCGTAGGAGAAGTGACAGTGTTGTTACCAAAAAACCTGATGCAGGTTTTGTTAGGCAGACCGCTGTGGGCTGTACAGTTGTCGCTTATCCTCGCCCATCTGCTTCGCCGCTGTATGTCTGA